A genome region from Synchiropus splendidus isolate RoL2022-P1 chromosome 5, RoL_Sspl_1.0, whole genome shotgun sequence includes the following:
- the slc35c1 gene encoding GDP-fucose transporter 1 isoform X2 has product MALSGSDTTLQNDQGETFLLRAIRIAAVVALYWFVSITMVFLNNYLLDSKELSAPLFVTFFQCLVTVVLCWLMQLLSTACPWLVDFPSVKFNPKTSREVLPLSVIFICMITFNNLCLKNVGVAFYTVGRSLSTVFNVALSYVVLKQSTSLRALLCCGVILGGFWLGVDQENMAGALSWSGVFFGVLASAFVSLNAIYTKKVMPAVDGNIWKLSYYNNINACVLFIPLILVFGEFGRLASFSRLLDLGFWGMMTLGGVFGFAIGYVTGLQIKYTSPLTHNVSGTAKACTQTVIAVVFNSYSKSLLWWTSNMLVLGGSSAYTWVKSQEMKKNAQRDSQDQAREKLLPGKSSNLGV; this is encoded by the exons ATGGCTCTGTCCGGCTCGGACACGACGCTTCAAAATGACCAGGGAGAGACATTCCTCCTCCGGGCCATCAGGATAGCAGCGGTGGTCGCCCTGTACTGGTTCGTGTCGATCACCATGGTCTTTCTCAACAACTATCTCCTGGACTCCAAGGAGCTGAGCGCCCCTCTCTTCGTCACCTTCTTCCAATGTCTGGTCACGGTGGTTCTGTGCTGGCTCATGCAGCTGCTGTCTACTGCCTGTCCGTGGCTGGTGGACTTCCCCTCGGTCAAGTTCAACCCCAAGACCTCCCGGGAAGTCCTGCCGCTGTCGGTGATCTTCATCTGCATGATCACCTTCAACAACCTGTGCCTCAAGAACGTCGGGGTGGCCTTCTACACGGTGGGTCGCTCGCTGAGCACCGTGTTCAACGTCGCCCTGTCCTACGTGGTGCTGAAGCAGAGCACCTCACTGCGCGCGCTGTTGTGCTGCGGGGTCATTCTAG GTGGCTTCTGGCTTGGTGTGGATCAGGAGAACATGGCTGGAGCGCTGTCTTGGTCGGGCGTCTTCTTTGGCGTTCTAGCAAGCGCCTTCGTCTCCCTCAACGCCATCTACACCAAAAAGGTGATGCCTGCGGTGGATGGCAACATCTGGAAGCTCTCCTACTACAACAACATCAACGCCTGCGTCCTCTTTATCCCACTGATTCTGGTGTTTGGAGAGTTTGGTCGCCTGGCCAGCTTCAGCCGCCTCCTGGATCTTGGATTCTGGGGCATGATGACGCTGGGTGGCGTGTTTGGTTTTGCCATTGGCTACGTCACCGGGCTTCAGATCAAATATACCAGTCCGCTGACGCATAACGTGTCAGGTACAGCCAAGGCTTGCACCCAGACTGTTATAGCAGTGGTGTTTAATTCATACAGCAAGAGTTTGTTGTGGTGGACCAGTAACATGTTGGTGCTCGGTGGCTCTTCAGCCTACACATGGGTCAAGAGTCAGGAAATGAAGAAGAACGCTCAGAGGGACTCTCAGGACCAGGCCCGGGAAAAACTCCtgcctggtaaaagcagcaatctCGGGGTCTAA
- the slc35c1 gene encoding GDP-fucose transporter 1 isoform X1, translating to MNRSQQLKRSGILRMALSGSDTTLQNDQGETFLLRAIRIAAVVALYWFVSITMVFLNNYLLDSKELSAPLFVTFFQCLVTVVLCWLMQLLSTACPWLVDFPSVKFNPKTSREVLPLSVIFICMITFNNLCLKNVGVAFYTVGRSLSTVFNVALSYVVLKQSTSLRALLCCGVILGGFWLGVDQENMAGALSWSGVFFGVLASAFVSLNAIYTKKVMPAVDGNIWKLSYYNNINACVLFIPLILVFGEFGRLASFSRLLDLGFWGMMTLGGVFGFAIGYVTGLQIKYTSPLTHNVSGTAKACTQTVIAVVFNSYSKSLLWWTSNMLVLGGSSAYTWVKSQEMKKNAQRDSQDQAREKLLPGKSSNLGV from the exons ATGAACAGGTCGCAGCAGCTGAAGCGCTCCGGGATCCTCCGCATGGCTCTGTCCGGCTCGGACACGACGCTTCAAAATGACCAGGGAGAGACATTCCTCCTCCGGGCCATCAGGATAGCAGCGGTGGTCGCCCTGTACTGGTTCGTGTCGATCACCATGGTCTTTCTCAACAACTATCTCCTGGACTCCAAGGAGCTGAGCGCCCCTCTCTTCGTCACCTTCTTCCAATGTCTGGTCACGGTGGTTCTGTGCTGGCTCATGCAGCTGCTGTCTACTGCCTGTCCGTGGCTGGTGGACTTCCCCTCGGTCAAGTTCAACCCCAAGACCTCCCGGGAAGTCCTGCCGCTGTCGGTGATCTTCATCTGCATGATCACCTTCAACAACCTGTGCCTCAAGAACGTCGGGGTGGCCTTCTACACGGTGGGTCGCTCGCTGAGCACCGTGTTCAACGTCGCCCTGTCCTACGTGGTGCTGAAGCAGAGCACCTCACTGCGCGCGCTGTTGTGCTGCGGGGTCATTCTAG GTGGCTTCTGGCTTGGTGTGGATCAGGAGAACATGGCTGGAGCGCTGTCTTGGTCGGGCGTCTTCTTTGGCGTTCTAGCAAGCGCCTTCGTCTCCCTCAACGCCATCTACACCAAAAAGGTGATGCCTGCGGTGGATGGCAACATCTGGAAGCTCTCCTACTACAACAACATCAACGCCTGCGTCCTCTTTATCCCACTGATTCTGGTGTTTGGAGAGTTTGGTCGCCTGGCCAGCTTCAGCCGCCTCCTGGATCTTGGATTCTGGGGCATGATGACGCTGGGTGGCGTGTTTGGTTTTGCCATTGGCTACGTCACCGGGCTTCAGATCAAATATACCAGTCCGCTGACGCATAACGTGTCAGGTACAGCCAAGGCTTGCACCCAGACTGTTATAGCAGTGGTGTTTAATTCATACAGCAAGAGTTTGTTGTGGTGGACCAGTAACATGTTGGTGCTCGGTGGCTCTTCAGCCTACACATGGGTCAAGAGTCAGGAAATGAAGAAGAACGCTCAGAGGGACTCTCAGGACCAGGCCCGGGAAAAACTCCtgcctggtaaaagcagcaatctCGGGGTCTAA
- the LOC128758567 gene encoding CD82 antigen-like, with protein sequence MGKGCVTATKYFLFLFNLILFLLGVLITGFGLWLLLDNQSFIVVLNNNLSVKVACYILIGVGAFSMLMGFIGCVGAIYEIRCLLGLFFTCLLLMLVAQITAGALIYFQKSLVNEEMSKIVSQVLEDYPGNSSTTEQAWDFIQRNMECCGWNGRQDWSGNMIIVNSSQLLFPCSCQNASLSAANVSDSGFCEAQTPDWPVYDVGCATSVESWLLTNIGIVLGICLGVALVEVLGMILSICLCKNIQREDYTKVPKY encoded by the exons ATGGGGAAAGGCTGTGTGACAGCGACCAAGTATTTCTTGTTCCTCTTCAACCTCATCCTTTTC CTGCTTGGTGTCCTCATCACAGGCTTCGGACTCTGGCTTCTTCTCGACAATCAGAGCTTCATAGTTGTCCTGA ACAATAACCTCTCGGTGAAAGTTGCCTGCTACATTCTCATCGGGGTCGGAGCGTTCTCCATGTTGATGGGCTTCATCGGATGCGTGGGGGCCATTTATGAGATCCGCTGCCTGCTGGGCCTG tTCTTCACCTGCCTCCTCCTCATGCTCGTTGCTCAGATCACAGCTGGAGCGCTCATCTACTTCCAAAAGAGCCTG GTGAATGAAGAAATGTCCAAGATCGTGTCCCAGGTGCTGGAAGACTATCCGGGCAACAGCTCGACCACGGAACAGGCCTGGGACTTCATCCAGAGGAAT ATGGAGTGCTGCGGTTGGAACGGTCGCCAGGACTGGAGCGGGAACATGATCATTGTCAACAGCTCTCAACTGCTGTTCCCCTGCTCCTGCCAGAATGCCTCGCTCTCGGCAGCAAACGTCTCGGACAGTGGATTCTGTGAAGCTCAGACGCCCGACTGGCCTGTTTATGACGTG GGTTGTGCCACCAGTGTGGAGAGTTGGCTGCTCACCAACATCGGCATCGTGCTGGGTATCTGCCTGGGAGTGGCTCTGGTGGAG GTGCTCGGGATGATTCTGTCCATCTGCCTGTGTAAGAACATCCAGAGAGAAGACTACACCAAAGTGCCCAAGTACTAA